A genomic stretch from Salarias fasciatus chromosome 18, fSalaFa1.1, whole genome shotgun sequence includes:
- the LOC115406108 gene encoding metalloreductase STEAP4-like — MKEEEELVEVTVPDGESDNSHHCLRDFNSQRRTAAAAVEIFSVFEETVVQNEMEADGQRRHRTASSIKEKMKPDGVMLHSLNTAAVPEPELMCIFGTGDLGRSLGQRLLQSGYRVVYGSRRPNTCGPLPPGAQAMTHAAAAQSASLIFVCVHREHYGFMEIMQNQLQGKVLVDLSNNPKKGMYPEANAIYLQRLVPHAAVVKGFNTLSSWALQNGLLAGKQVYLCGDNAEAKCAVAETATRLGLTVLDKGSLSAAGELEDFPLRLFSEWKIPLCVAVGLTAFFYFYLLIRDVIYAYVEKSSDISYRIMMSLGNEVFPIVSLIMLALCYLPGIIAAFFQLYRGTKYSRFPNWLDRWMLCRKQMGLVALGFAFLHAVYTFVKPLRYNVRYNQIAKAAAQTKNNEITPFDNTEAWSDDSLLVLGILGFFLFVLLGLTSLPSVGGSLSWREFSFVQSKLGYLTLFICTAHVYIRGWNKFLKISTYKWYTPPGYMLCLIVPSVVLVLKLLLLLPCMDRTLTRIRQGWERTKAKEVMGVTNL; from the exons atgaaggaggaggaagagcttgtTGAGGTGACTGTTCCTGATGGTGAAAGTGACAATTCCCACCACTGTTTGAGAGACTTCAACAGCCAGAGacgaactgctgctgctgctgtggaaatattcAGCGTGTTTGAAGAAACTGTGGTCCAGAACgagatggaggctgatggtCAGCGcagacacagaacag CGAGTAGCATCAAGGAGAAGATGAAGCCAGACGGCGTGATGCTGCATTCTCTGAACACTGCAGCCGTCCCGGAGCCAGAGCTGATGTGCATCTTTGGCACGGGGGATTTGGGCCGCTCTCTGGGCCAGCGTCTGCTGCAGTCGGGGTACAGAGTGGTGTACGGCAGCCGCAGACCAAACACCTGTGGCCCTCTGCCTCCCGGAGCTCAG GCGATGACCCACGCAGCAGCCGCCCAGTCTGCGAGCCTCATCTTCGTTTGTGTTCATAGAGAGCACTACGGGTTCATGGAGATAATGCAGAATCAACTTCAAGGAAAG GTGCTGGTGGACCTCAGCAACAACCCGAAGAAAGGCATGTATCCCGAAGCCAACGCCATCTACTTACAAAG GCTGGTCCCCCACGCTGCTGTGGTGAAAGGCTTTAACACACTCTCTTCCTGGGCCCTGCAAAATGGACTTCTGGCCGGGAAACAG GTGTACCTGTGTGGGGACAATGCCGAGGCGAAGTGTGCGGTGGCGGAGACGGCCACCAGACTGGGCCTCACAGTTCTGGACAAAGGGTCTTTGTCGGCAGCCGGAGAGCTGGAGGACTTCCCGCTGCGGCTGTTCTCGGAGTGGAAGATCcctctgtgtgtggctgtgggCCTCACCGCCTTCTTCTACTTCTATCTGCTCATTAGAGATGTCATTTATGCGTATGTTGAGAAAAGTAGCGACATCTCCTACAGAATCATGATGTCCCTGGGCAATGAG GTGTTTCCGATTGTGTCCCTCATTATGCTCGCTCTCTGTTACCTGCCCGGCATTATAGCAGCTTTCTTTCAGCTCTACAGAGGGACCAAATACAG CCGTTTCCCTAACTGGCTGGACCGCTGGATGCTGTGCAGGAAGCAGATGGGTCTGGTTGCACTCGGCTTTGCTTTTCTTCATGCCGTCTACACATTTGTCAAGCCCCTTCGTTATAACGTCAGGTACAACCAAATCGCGAAAGCAGCGGCGCAG acGAAGAACAATGAAATCACCCCATTTGATAACACCGAAGCGTGGAGCGATGACTCACTTTTAGTGCTGGGCATCCTGggtttcttcctctttgtcCTGCTAGGACTAACATCATTGCCCTCAGTGGGAGGCTCTCTCAGCTGGAGAGAGTTCAGCTTCGTTCAG tcgaAGCTGGGGTACCTGACGCTCTTCATATGCACGGCACACGTCTACATTCGCGGCTGGAATAAATTCCTGAAGATCAGCACCTACAAGTGGTACACTCCTCCGGGCTACATGCTGTGCCTGATCGTGCCCTCCGTGGTGCTGGTGCTCAAGCTGCTCCTGCTTCTGCCCTGCATGGATCGCACCCTCACCCGGATCCGGCAGGGCTGGGAGAGGACCAAAGCCAAGGAGGTGATGGGCGTCACCAACCTGTGA